The window TTGATATAATCAAACTGCATATACTTTGAATCTGACCTATATTATGGAATCTTTGAAACCCAACTTGAAGACCATATTGTTTTCCCTcataatagtttttttctaaGTTTTCGTTTCGACCTTCTTCATATCCTTCTTTGTAAGAAACCTCTtctaaattaaataaaagattatcATCGTAATCGTCTATGCacattgtttattttatttgatatatgttatttttatttaattgacTGATTGATTAGTAGTTTGAATTAGGAACGAGATAATGAGTAGATGTTAACTACATGGTAAAGAAATgatgaataaaaaagaaagggtAATTTCGAGAAAGTAgaatagttttattttttttttttaaaaaaaaagaagggaaaaaaaaaagataaatttaTAGTGAAAAAGTGCATACAAGATATTTTCTgagtaataaaatattaaaaaaaaaaaaataataataataatagtatgtTATAGCTCTTTGTTACATAATTtcttaaatataaacaaccaagtaataaatatatttcttaTAAAAGTAACTCAATTCATTTATAAAGTATTACCGCTTTTAACCTCCTTACCAGtctttttaatcttttctaAAATAGTCTCATATGGTAAAGAACTGTAAACATCAACCGTTTGTTTTTCAAGTGAGATATCAACTTTTGAAACTTCTGGTTGCAATTTAGTTAAAACTTTGTTAATGGCATTGGAGCAGCCTTGGCATGACATAACAACATTAAATTGATAGTGGTTAGTGGACATTTTACGTTCTAGGTGTGTGTGTATGTGAGGGTTGAATTCTATATATTTGAACTTTCTGTTAGAAGatgaaattagaaaaaaaaaaaaaatataaaaatataaaaaaggacaaataaaaaatgaatcattttctttctcttttattttatttataacttatttaaaatgcacctgatttctttttaagcgttggaaacaaaataaattataaccAAGTAATCTTAAACCACGTGATTATTTGGTACCTTTTAAgctaaaaaacaaaaatatatctatataaacttttcctcttttcttctttcaaaaTTCTCCTCTTAAAGTACGAATTTCATCAATGCAATCTTTCCTCATGTCAGTGTCAgcaaataacaatacaaCCCAAGTAATCAATTCATCtgtttcaaataaataaaaatctccattataaaaattatccaTTATATCCTTTAATCGAGCAACTAATAATTGACCAACCATTTTAAActttaatttcaattcCTCAAGTTTAACCCCCATATTGTTGgcaataaaattatttgtacCATTTAATATCAACGAAATAAATTCCGATAAATTTTCAGAAGATTTCTCACTGATCGCATCCCAGCCTAGTATTTGTTTTGTAATACAcgtattaaaaataaaatataaaatctCATAGTAAATTTTACCCCTTTGGGCTTTATTCCCCAATTTCAGTAATTTACCATCAATTATTGTATGAATGTatggtaataatttttcaatggtAGTAGTCCAATCCGGTTCTGTCTCATCATGTCGTATGATAAGCAATTGTTCATCAATATACTCTTTGATCTTTTTCTCaatgattttgattttcGATTCTAATGACATGCTAACTAAGTCCTCCAACTGAGTTATATTACACTTTTTTcgtaaataatataaaatatattccatatcattaataaattgtaCCCAATTGTTACCATCGTTATACTGTAAATTACAAAtagcaaaaaaagaagtttGTAATAGACTTAATTTGTAATTAACACCATAGATATCTACggtgttgttattttcatctGATGAGGATATAAAGTTCTCCTTTAATAAATCGCTATTCATAGAATCCCAAACTCTTATAAAATGTTTCGGAATATTTGTAACTTCAAACGCATCAGTCACAGTGACGTATGTCTTATTGGCACCATCGTTATTTTTAGTGATAGTGATATCACCAACCTCTTCCTCTTCGTCATTAAAGTTTAGGTCCACTTCAGATCCCCAGCCATCTTCACTATCATCTTCGGTGTCTTTAAGATTACCTgtatcattattactattaacaTTAATCTCATTGGTGCTTTTTCTCTCCTCTATATCATCTAAATTCAGTTCATCATCCCACGCAGAACCCCAATCGTCCTCCTCAAGGTTGTTTTGATCTTccacatttttattagcaTGTCCTCTCCCTATATGTTTATTATCTATGGAGCTGACATTACCGCTAGTCTTGTCCCCTGTGACGTTTCTTTCTATTTCATAAGAAATTTCGATCAGTGTTTTCTCATTGATTATGTTATCGTCAGCTTTATCGAAAAAACTTCTAAGTTCTTCAAATTTCTGCTGAATAAGTTGATCCAATATAACTTGTTTATACactttttcatcttttaaCAATAAACTTAGGTTAGTTTTCGAATTACCACAAAGTGTTAATATTGAAGATTTTTTCCCCTCCTCTTGTGAGAGTAGTTTTTGCaagtttaataaaagtgCATTATGATGTTCGGCATCATTTCcaacttttaatatttctttaatattgagttttatgaatttttccaattccTTCTGGAAAAGTGTAGAAACCGGTTCGAAAAAAGCCATTAATTTACTATCCCACCCAATTAGTGAATCAACAAATTGAACCATATTAATAAAGCTGGTTAAATAATCTTGAAGACTCAAGTTTTCAGCAGACTCGATCAGTTTTAAATCAAGACGTTCGTCACCGGTAGTAGTTAGCTCAACTTGAATTTTGgaactaaataaaaaacatttaacaAATTTGTTTAGAATGGGTGAAAGTTGTAAATAGGTAGTTATTAAATGGTCCAATCTTTTTAAGCATTCTTCAACCTTCGAAGTTTCTGTAATTGAAGTAATaaaccaaatttttaaagtgGAATCAGGACCATTGTACGCGATTGGATTCTTGGTGGCAATACTTTCTTGCGATTCTAATAAAGTTTTGACCATAAAttcatttaattcttttaaatgtAATTCATTATTTCCAATACTGCGGTTAATATTTAACACTTTAGTATTGGCGTCCACGTCACGAATTACAATTAATCTATTGTACATATTTTCCAACAAGGTTAAAAAGTCTAGATGTAATGAGtcaattttattagaaatgGATTTGGGCAAAGTGGGTTTAATTTGATAACTATTGGTTTCCGccaaatttaataatttattaaattgattgaccaaattttttaatgtgtaataacaattttcaaattcacttaattttaaatttgtttgAAATTCATTCAATGACTGATTGATGGTTTTCAATAGGAGTAATTGATCAATTTCTGCAATATATTCAGAATCCTGGTTTTTCAATCTATCCAAATCTTCAGGGGAGGTGATTGAGGGTGTATTATCAACGGTAGGGCCAAACACTTggttataatttttatcattcTTAATAGCCAATTGCAGCGAATTTTGATCTGATAGAATTGACAACAATTCGTGATTCAATTGATCAATCCTGTccttaatatttttttcactcATATAgctaatatatatttaggTGTATACTGTTGTTTGGTTGGTTGTTATTCaagattttgattttagtTACGAAAAAAgatcaatatttttttttttttaattagcagtgatttttatcttatttttaagatGAAAAAGACATTTTAGTTTATGTAACCCGGATATGTTAATAACGACCAAGAATTTCCGAagctttctttttttcactgcgaaaataaaaagggaaaaacaCGAACGTGCAAAGTGATATACAAATTGTAAACCACAGTCAAAAGCACGTGATCTGCACCAAgacaaataatattaaaaaga is drawn from Saccharomycodes ludwigii strain NBRC 1722 chromosome V, whole genome shotgun sequence and contains these coding sequences:
- the DSL1 gene encoding Dsl1p (similar to Saccharomyces cerevisiae YNL258C | DSL1 | Dependence on SLy1-20), coding for MSEKNIKDRIDQLNHELLSILSDQNSLQLAIKNDKNYNQVFGPTVDNTPSITSPEDLDRLKNQDSEYIAEIDQLLLLKTINQSLNEFQTNLKLSEFENCYYTLKNLVNQFNKLLNLAETNSYQIKPTLPKSISNKIDSLHLDFLTLLENMYNRLIVIRDVDANTKVLNINRSIGNNELHLKELNEFMVKTLLESQESIATKNPIAYNGPDSTLKIWFITSITETSKVEECLKRLDHLITTYLQLSPILNKFVKCFLFSSKIQVELTTTGDERLDLKLIESAENLSLQDYLTSFINMVQFVDSLIGWDSKLMAFFEPVSTLFQKELEKFIKLNIKEILKVGNDAEHHNALLLNLQKLLSQEEGKKSSILTLCGNSKTNLSLLLKDEKVYKQVILDQLIQQKFEELRSFFDKADDNIINEKTLIEISYEIERNVTGDKTSGNVSSIDNKHIGRGHANKNVEDQNNLEEDDWGSAWDDELNLDDIEERKSTNEINVNSNNDTGNLKDTEDDSEDGWGSEVDLNFNDEEEEVGDITITKNNDGANKTYVTVTDAFEVTNIPKHFIRVWDSMNSDLLKENFISSSDENNNTVDIYGVNYKLSLLQTSFFAICNLQYNDGNNWVQFINDMEYILYYLRKKCNITQLEDLVSMSLESKIKIIEKKIKEYIDEQLLIIRHDETEPDWTTTIEKLLPYIHTIIDGKLLKLGNKAQRGKIYYEILYFIFNTCITKQILGWDAISEKSSENLSEFISLILNGTNNFIANNMGVKLEELKLKFKMVGQLLVARLKDIMDNFYNGDFYLFETDELITWVVLLFADTDMRKDCIDEIRTLRGEF
- the ATX1 gene encoding copper metallochaperone ATX1 (similar to Saccharomyces cerevisiae YNL259C | ATX1 | AnTioXidant); its protein translation is MSTNHYQFNVVMSCQGCSNAINKVLTKLQPEVSKVDISLEKQTVDVYSSLPYETILEKIKKTGKEVKSGNTL